The proteins below come from a single Streptomyces sp. SCSIO 75703 genomic window:
- a CDS encoding LLM class flavin-dependent oxidoreductase, which produces MARPVPTDTGRKTGTFSAACACACGSGLAVTRLPEHRPGSRDDGLPRTRTADEAGVDLMLPIARRPGRGGDTDFHGGVPEPITWAAGILAPTTRVSASATLHTAFGHPLVTASQAALARTAHGPAGVCEKKTIAAPTARLRTAAAAASRTAAALTAARTPNRKAG; this is translated from the coding sequence ATGGCCAGGCCCGTGCCGACGGACACCGGCAGGAAGACCGGGACCTTCTCCGCCGCCTGCGCCTGCGCCTGCGGCAGCGGACTCGCGGTCACCCGGCTGCCCGAGCACCGGCCGGGCAGCCGGGACGACGGCCTCCCGCGGACCCGGACCGCGGACGAGGCCGGCGTGGACCTCATGCTGCCGATCGCCCGCCGGCCCGGCCGCGGAGGCGACACCGACTTCCACGGGGGCGTGCCCGAACCCATCACCTGGGCGGCCGGGATCCTGGCGCCCACCACCCGCGTCTCGGCCTCCGCCACCCTCCACACCGCCTTCGGCCACCCGCTGGTGACGGCCAGCCAGGCGGCCCTCGCGCGCACGGCCCACGGACCCGCGGGAGTGTGCGAGAAGAAGACGATCGCCGCCCCCACGGCGCGGCTGCGGACGGCAGCCGCCGCGGCGAGCCGGACAGCCGCGGCGCTGACCGCCGCCCGCACACCGAACCGGAAGGCCGGCTGA
- a CDS encoding DUF202 domain-containing protein, with protein MPEPGWRQEGDEPDYRFSLANERTFLAWIRTALALVVGAIAIHQLAPELAPERIRVALSVLLALGGALLGCSAYRRWERNERAMRHAAPLPHTRLLLIVTFGTAAAAAVVCALVGIPR; from the coding sequence ATGCCCGAACCCGGCTGGCGGCAGGAGGGCGACGAGCCCGACTACCGCTTCTCCCTGGCCAACGAGCGCACCTTCCTGGCCTGGATCCGCACGGCGCTGGCCCTTGTGGTCGGTGCGATCGCGATCCACCAGCTGGCCCCGGAACTGGCCCCGGAGCGGATCCGGGTCGCCCTCAGCGTCCTGCTGGCGCTGGGCGGCGCGCTCCTGGGCTGCTCCGCCTACCGGCGCTGGGAACGGAACGAACGGGCGATGCGCCACGCGGCGCCGCTGCCACACACGCGGCTCCTGCTCATCGTCACCTTCGGCACCGCCGCAGCCGCCGCGGTCGTCTGCGCCCTCGTGGGGATCCCCCGGTGA
- a CDS encoding DUF202 domain-containing protein yields the protein MQPERTLLAWSRTVLVLAADAALVVRTGLTRGQPAITVLGLLIAALAAALQLHAAARRRALAVRADSPPAAHSLLAVSAAVAACGAATIWCLLLQV from the coding sequence GTGCAGCCCGAGCGAACGCTGCTCGCCTGGAGCCGCACCGTACTGGTGCTGGCGGCGGACGCCGCCCTGGTCGTCCGGACCGGCCTCACTCGCGGCCAGCCGGCGATCACCGTGCTCGGCCTGCTGATCGCGGCCCTTGCCGCCGCTCTGCAACTGCACGCTGCCGCCCGCCGCCGGGCCTTGGCAGTCCGCGCCGACTCACCCCCGGCCGCGCACTCGCTCCTCGCCGTCTCGGCCGCGGTTGCCGCGTGTGGAGCCGCCACCATCTGGTGTCTCCTGCTTCAGGTGTGA
- a CDS encoding IS110 family transposase: MFDTEDAGVFLGLDVGKSAHHGHGLTPAGKKVFDKQLPNSEPKLRAVFDKLAAKFGTVLVIVDQPASIGALPLTVARDAGCQVAYLPGLAMRRIADLYPGEAKTDAKDAAVIADAARTMPHTLRSLELTDEITAELTVLVGFDQDLAAEATRTSNRIRGLLTQFHPSLERVLGPRLDHQAVTWLLERHGSPAALRKAGRRRLVEAIRPKAPRMAKRLIDDVFDALDEQTVVVPGTGTLDIVIPTLARSLGAVHEQRRALETQINALLEAHPLSPVLTSMPGVGVRTAAVLLVTVGDGTGFPTAAHLASYAGLAPATRSSGTSIHGEHAPRGGNRQLKRAMFLSAFACMNADPASRTYYDRQRARGKTHTQALLRLARQRISVLFAMLRDGTFYEPRVPRDVELAA, translated from the coding sequence ATGTTCGACACCGAAGACGCGGGCGTGTTCCTCGGCCTGGACGTCGGCAAGAGTGCCCATCACGGCCACGGACTCACCCCGGCCGGCAAGAAGGTCTTCGACAAGCAGCTGCCCAACAGCGAACCGAAGCTGCGGGCCGTCTTCGACAAGCTGGCCGCGAAGTTCGGCACCGTGCTGGTGATCGTGGACCAGCCCGCCTCCATCGGCGCCCTGCCGCTCACCGTGGCCCGGGACGCGGGCTGCCAGGTCGCCTACCTGCCCGGACTGGCGATGCGCCGGATCGCCGACCTCTACCCGGGCGAGGCCAAGACCGACGCCAAGGACGCCGCCGTGATCGCGGACGCGGCCCGCACCATGCCGCACACTCTGCGCTCGCTCGAACTCACCGACGAGATCACCGCCGAGCTGACCGTGCTTGTCGGCTTCGACCAGGACCTCGCCGCTGAGGCCACCCGCACCAGCAACCGGATACGCGGCCTGCTCACCCAGTTCCACCCCAGCCTGGAACGCGTCCTGGGCCCCCGCCTCGACCACCAGGCCGTCACCTGGCTGCTCGAACGCCACGGCTCCCCGGCCGCCCTGCGCAAAGCCGGCCGCCGCAGACTCGTCGAGGCCATCCGGCCCAAGGCCCCGCGCATGGCCAAGCGGCTGATCGACGACGTCTTCGACGCCCTCGACGAGCAGACCGTCGTCGTCCCGGGCACCGGCACCCTCGACATCGTGATCCCCACCCTGGCCCGCTCGCTGGGAGCCGTCCACGAACAGCGCCGGGCCCTGGAAACCCAGATCAACGCCCTGCTGGAGGCGCACCCTCTTTCCCCGGTCCTGACGTCGATGCCCGGCGTCGGCGTCAGGACCGCCGCCGTCCTGCTGGTCACCGTCGGCGACGGCACCGGCTTCCCCACCGCCGCCCACCTCGCCTCCTACGCCGGCCTCGCCCCGGCCACGAGATCCTCGGGGACCTCGATCCACGGCGAGCACGCACCCCGAGGCGGAAACCGTCAGCTCAAGCGGGCCATGTTCCTCTCCGCCTTCGCCTGCATGAACGCCGATCCCGCCTCCCGCACCTACTACGACCGCCAGCGAGCCCGCGGCAAAACCCACACCCAGGCCCTTCTCCGGCTCGCCCGCCAACGCATCAGCGTCCTGTTCGCCATGCTCCGCGACGGCACCTTCTACGAACCCCGCGTCCCCAGGGACGTCGAACTCGCCGCATGA